From a single Arthrobacter sp. SLBN-112 genomic region:
- a CDS encoding amino acid permease, with translation MHADQQLSKSLKPRHLSMIAIAGVIGAGLFVGSGAAIQQAGPGILVAYAAAGLVVILVMRMLGEMAAANPETGSFSTYADKALGRWAGFSIGWLYAWFWIIVLGIEATAGAAIMHRWVPGIDQWVWALVLMVLLTLTNLGSVKSYGEFEFWFASIKVAAIVLFLIFGAAAILGLIPGVPAPGLSNLINNGGFMPNGPGAVLAGILVVVFSFFGAEIATIAAGESENPVDAVKKAVKSTVWRILVFYIGSIAVVVTLLPWNSASVAKSPYVAVIELFGIPGAGTIMDVVVLTSVLSCLNSGLYTASRMLFSLSTRGDAPRAWTRISRRGVPAAAVLASTVVGFVTVGLNYIAPDTVFLFLVNTSGAIALFVWLVISASQLVLRRRMGAAAKDLQLKMWLFPYLTWAAIISIVALLIGMVIVESTRESLLLSLALAAIVVALGVLRYRGKGPATAGQPAVAAEAASAPAE, from the coding sequence GCTCGGGCGCCGCGATCCAGCAGGCGGGCCCCGGCATCCTCGTCGCGTATGCTGCCGCCGGCCTGGTGGTCATCCTGGTCATGCGCATGCTGGGTGAGATGGCCGCGGCAAACCCGGAGACCGGCTCCTTCTCCACGTACGCTGACAAGGCACTGGGCCGCTGGGCAGGGTTCAGTATCGGCTGGCTCTATGCCTGGTTCTGGATCATCGTCCTGGGCATCGAGGCCACCGCAGGTGCGGCCATCATGCACCGGTGGGTGCCGGGCATTGACCAGTGGGTCTGGGCCCTGGTCCTCATGGTGCTGCTGACGCTCACCAACCTCGGTTCGGTGAAGTCCTATGGCGAGTTCGAGTTCTGGTTCGCTTCCATCAAGGTGGCGGCGATCGTCCTCTTCCTGATCTTCGGCGCCGCCGCCATCCTGGGGCTCATCCCCGGCGTCCCGGCCCCCGGCCTGAGCAACCTGATCAACAACGGCGGCTTCATGCCCAACGGTCCGGGCGCGGTCCTCGCCGGAATCCTCGTGGTGGTCTTCTCCTTCTTTGGCGCCGAGATCGCCACCATTGCCGCCGGCGAATCCGAAAACCCCGTGGACGCGGTCAAGAAGGCCGTGAAGTCCACTGTGTGGCGCATCCTGGTCTTCTACATCGGCTCCATCGCCGTGGTAGTCACCCTGCTTCCATGGAACTCGGCCTCCGTGGCCAAGAGCCCCTATGTAGCGGTCATCGAACTGTTCGGCATCCCGGGCGCCGGAACCATCATGGACGTCGTGGTGCTGACCTCTGTGCTCTCCTGCCTGAACTCCGGCCTCTACACCGCCAGCCGCATGCTGTTCTCCCTCTCCACGCGGGGCGACGCACCGCGTGCGTGGACCCGCATCTCCCGCCGGGGCGTCCCCGCTGCCGCCGTCCTCGCCTCCACCGTGGTTGGCTTTGTGACGGTGGGCCTGAACTACATTGCCCCGGACACGGTGTTCCTCTTCCTGGTCAACACCTCCGGTGCCATCGCACTGTTCGTGTGGCTGGTCATCTCCGCCTCGCAGCTGGTCCTCCGCCGGCGCATGGGAGCGGCAGCGAAGGACCTGCAGCTGAAGATGTGGCTTTTCCCGTACCTCACCTGGGCAGCGATCATCAGCATCGTGGCACTGCTGATCGGCATGGTGATCGTGGAGTCCACCCGGGAGTCCCTGCTGCTCTCGCTTGCACTGGCCGCCATCGTGGTGGCGCTGGGCGTCCTGCGCTACCGCGGGAAGGGCCCGGCCACCGCCGGACAGCCAGCCGTGGCAGCCGAGGCTGCATCGGCACCTGCGGAGTAG